CGAGTGCATCAGTGACATACGCGCAGACGTCATACGTGGGTATCCAATAATTAACCAACACATACCAGCAACaaaaaaagcagcagcagcaagagagcAGCGAGCAGCATCAAACAGCCAcgaaaagaagaaggaaaCATAAAAGAGTAGAAACAAAAGAGTCCACAAGGCAAAGGTGCACGAAGACCCGCTCCCACCCACTCGGCACGCTATCTTTAGCAcctggctctctctctcccttcctcacaCATACAGgcactctctcgctctgcccTTCTCATCCTTCAGCATGTTTTTGCCTTCCCTATGGTCCTTCTCTCCCGTCTCACCATTCGTCTCCTCATTCGTCTCTCACACGTCTCTCGCCGCGCAGCCTTTCACGGCCTCACTCGTTCAAAACGTGCGCCAAAGGCAAACGTTATGGGCGGTGGTGAGGCAAGTGGCCGCTGTGGCTGCCCAGGTTTGTGGAGGCATATCAATTTGCGCTCCTGCCCCCAAGCCGGCCCAACGCGCTAGCTGCACTCGCTCTACTCGAACTCAtgtcgcccctccccccaagTGTACCCTCTTGCCGTCTGTCTCTCCCCACTGATGTCCGTCAGCGCGCTTCTGTAGCCTGGCCTCCGCCTACGCCCCAGCGATTTCCCTTTCCCTGTCTGCATACACCTCCACCAACCCTCGTCTCCTTTGCtacctctctttctctcacctggcattcccccccccccctccttctccaccgcgcgcgcgcagacTGGCCCAGCCTCATAAGTCACAGTGTGGCTCTTCTGTTTACCTTGTCCTTGTGTGCGCATTTCGCGATGAGGTGTACGACCGCTCGCCAGCTGTCGTCCCCCGCCGCCCACGTCGacgttttcttctctctccctttgccTTCGCTGCTACgaggtgggaggaggaaatggagagaaaagagacgaGAGGGTACGTGAGACTTGGGGGGAGGGTAGAAGGCGGTGATGAGGTACGAGTGGTgtggaaggagggagagggagagaaacagcgaGGTATAAAGTGCACGACTGACGTCAACGCGTACAGACAGTGTGGAAAGACAAAAAGTaggagagaagaacaacagGGAAAGTAGCCAGAAGCAGGAGGGGAATGAGCCacgctctttccctccctctcttgctaGTGTTCGTGATGCCGtgcgagagaagcgagagacaGTGCAAGCGATGTTGCACACGCATCCGtgtcgctcgctcgcttgcacgctctctctctgcgtctgtgccgctgcttgtgACTACAGGTGacttcttcccctccctctccctcaccgccACGGGCCTTTATACACTGCTGCAGGCACAAAGAACGAAACACAGCAGCCCGAGGAGAACAAGAGAAGTGCGCAAGGCGCTGGCAGCGTCTGGGTGGGacggaaagagaaagagaacgTCGTAGTGGAGGGAAGACGCATGAACAATGAGCACAAGAGGAGGACAAGTGTCaggaaggaggaaagaagtcgcaggagggggaggggagggggggggggggcgaaggcgagagagaaaaaggctCAAAGTCTCACAAACAGAGATGCGCGTAAGAGTCTCACAGGCGCACCGATAGCGATGGCTGCGCGGCTTCTACTAcgatggaggggggggggcagcaaggaggaggaggagggtggtggtggtggtgcgtaTATAAAATACAccaaaagaaaggaaagagagttCTGCGACGGTATAATAGAGGGGGGCCCTCGGCGTGTGTCCCCATTGCGTCTtagcgcacctcctccacctcgaagGTGCAGTTGCCACGCATGAAGGTCAGAACAGGTCCGATCAGCGCTACACGCTCAGCTTTTCGCCCAATCACGATGGCAGTCATGAAGCCGCCGCGCTTACTGGCTTGATAGAACTGCAGGCGGTCACCAACCTTGAAGTGACCTTTCTGGCGAAGACGCAGCCAGTATGGCAAGATCGCCAGGTACAGCGAGCCCGTCACCGGGTCCTCATCAACGCCCATCCATGGCGCAAAGAAGCGCGAGACGACATCAACACTACCGGCCGGGCCTATCATGTGGCCATCGCTCTGGGCTGTAACACCGAGGCCCTTGATGTGGCCCAACACACCCGAGTGCTCCTTGAGGGCATGCATGAAGCGGGGTGAGCTAAAGGCACGGCGAAGCGCCTCCCAGTTGGGGTGGCACTCCAGAACGTTCTGCGACGTGGACAGACGTGCTATGTAGTACCCAGTCGACTTGGAGTACGCAATATCCTCGACACACCCAGCGCCGTGCGTCAGCccgagcgccgccgccacatcGCTGTACAGGTCCTTCGGCACCGCCTCCTTAACCGAAAATGCCTCCGTCATGGGAAAGTGCACCTCATACATGTCAGGGGGACAGGTGTAGCTGTGCAACACTAAGTCGCTGGGTTTGATAATGGGCTCAGCCTTGCAGCGCACGCTGATGACACCCGACTCCGTCACGAAACAGAGGACGTCCGTCTGCGCAGGCACGAAGAACTCCATCGGGATGTGCGACACCAGGTGGCGCGTGCTCTCCGATTGAACAAGCCGCGAAACTTCGAAGATGGCGTGCGCCGCGGCAAAGGTGGCGTGGCCGCACAGCGGTACCTCCTTCGTTGGCGTGAACCAGCGCAGACCAAACCACTGCGCGTGCATACGGCGTGGACGGCGACACATCTCGCTGCCGACCATGATGGAGTTGGAGGCGCGAGTGTATAGGAAACTCACGCCGGAGTTCGCCATGGAAAAGCTGGAGCTAGGCAACAGGCCAGGCGAGGGCGGCGCCCCGAGGCTACTCAGCCGCTTCGACTGGTGAGTTGGGGTTTCGCTGCTTTCTATGGCGCTCAGTACCGATCCGTGAGACTGTTCCTGAACCACGATCACCGgcgcctcgtcgtcctcagtGACAGCGGTGCTTATGCGACGGCGTTCCTCGTTCTCATGCTTCACCCTCTCCTCGTACTCGTCTTCAAACTCATTACACTTGCGCATAATTTGTTCGTGTATGGTGCGGATGCGCGAGGTGGGAAGGCGGTAGACAAAGGCGGTCTCTGATAAATTCATCTCCTTCGCCACCTGCTGGAACGCGCGACCCATCTTGGCATTGCGCTCCACCGCGTACTTCTCGGCCGCTGCCTGGCGGTCCTTCTCCGTCATCTTCGTCTCGAGAACCTCCGGCTCACCGCGGCCCAAGCTGGCCTCGAGGCTGCTCAGGGCAGACCACTCCATACAATACACAGAGGTCGGCACAAAGCAGACAGCGGCCGGGTTGCCTTTAAAGCGGTCCGTCGTGAAGGCGTCGCACACCATCATCGGCGTGGACACGACAACGTGGCGCGGCTCCATTTCCTTTTCGCCTGCAGTGGATGTTGTCTCTGCCGCAGCAACAAATCTTTACCGTCCACTGAGAGTGGGGTGACGGAGAAAGAGggtcgagagagagagagagaggggggggaagagaagggaggaggctATCACGCGTTGccaagagcgagagaagaggtttgcacacacgcagagagagagagacggcaaCAGGACTCGACGGACGTAAGAGACGAGAACAacgaaagcgagagagagaagggaaacgGGAtaagtgcgtgtgcgtgtgtgtgtgtgtacgcaccgctgccgccccccttttcgtccTTTATTAGGatggaggggaggaagggaggaggagaggagggggggtttGAAGCAGAAccgaaagggaggggggaagaagagccCCAGTGCAGGCGCGAAAGTGGGTGGCGCTACGTGAGATCGGCTGTCGGTGCGAGGGGGAAAAGTGGTATAGGGGGGAgtgagcgaagagagaggtggtggctGGGCCTACACGTGAGGTAAAAGGGAGGTACGCTGTGCGGCTAGTTTTCAGAAACGagtggggaaaagaagagtaGTATGCGTGAAAAGAGCGGCCAAATTTCTTGGGTGATGAtcgccacacacgcatacacatcAGCGAGCGTGGGCAGTGTAGTTGCGTCCGTAGCGGTTGTGGTAGTGCCATGCGTGTATTCGTGGTAAGGGGAGCCGGAGCAGTACCGATaatggagaggagagggaggaagagatgcagataaaggaaagagagagagtatGAAAGCGAGAGGAGTACGGGGGAGAAATGGATAGTGAGATGCGCGCACGCCGTGTGTGGCACATTTCAACCGAATGTTTTGTTCGTGCTGCCCGCAGTAGCGGCTCGACCGTCAGAGAACTGAACGATAAAGGTGCGAATTAGCCAAGCCCAtccaacaacagcagcggcggagagGTGGCTATGAGCAAAACGCACCAATGAAGCACTCGCAACTGGGCCCAGGGTGACGGACAGACGGCAAGCGGACGACGCCCATGCGTGGTCCACACCCTCGCCTTTTCTTCAGCCGGCTCTGTATTAATCAAAAAGTGGGTGTCTGTACACTCGTGAAGGAAGTGCGGCCCTCTGCGCAATGTCCAACACGACCCATTTATCACCGTTACTcacactcctcctcccccctttcgtGGGGGGGGGNNNNNNNNNNNNNNNNNNNNNNNNNNNNNNNNNNNNNNNNNNNNNNNNNNNNNNNNNNNNNNNNNNNNNNNNNNNNNNNNNNNNNNNNNNNNNNNNNNNNCAACCGCTTGCTGCACCCAAAATCAGCGAGCTTCGCCTCACCCATGGCAGAGATGAGCACGTTGTCGCTCTTGATGTCGCGATGCACGACGTTCTGGGCGTGCAGGTAGGCCAACCCCTCCAGCACCTGCCGAGTGTATGAGCGCACGAGCGAGATGCTGAATGGCTCCTTGGCCTTGGAAAACTTCCGCCGCAGGGAGGCGAGACTGCCACCGTGGCATAGCTCGAGGAAGACTTCCATCTGCTGGTTGCCTGTCGGCAGCACGCGAGTCTGACACCCGTAGTAGGCGACGATGTTCTTGTGCTTCAGCAAACGCATGAGGTTGATCTCTGTTTTCAACGccttcaccgcctccgcaTCCTCTCCGTCATCGAGaggcagctcctgcaccttcACCGCCAACATCTTCCCATCCTGGGTGATGCCCTCGTAGACTGTGCCAAAGGAGCCCTTGCCAAGCACGCTCATGCGCCGCCAGTCTACCAGCTGCCCCTCCTCAAGTTGGAACGTCTTGGTAAGATTGCTGCAGAGTGTCTCGCTGAACTGCAGCGACACGCTTTCCAAGGAGGTACCAGGCCAGTCTTCGGATTGGCCATAGCCAGCGCAGAATTCGTCGCGGCTTGAAGCGTTGCCGACGCCTCCACATCCTTTGCTAACGCCACCACTCGTGCTTGCAAACAGCATCCGCGCGAAGGGGAAGCCTGTCTCACCAGGCGAGACATGGCTGCTTGGAAACAGGTCTGCTTGAGGCTGCCCCTTGCTCGAACGCGAGCCAAgcgagagctgctgctgccaatgggtaccgctgccaccgttACTCAAGACGCTCTGCGGGTATCTCGGGCACTCTTGCATCTGCTGCTGGAACTCTTGCCGGTGCTCAGCGTAGTAGGCGTTCGAGTAGCGCACATAAAGCCGCagcacgctgccgctgctcttgccATCATCTTCCACGAGGCCGCCGGTGCTGATGAACGACGTGGTGGTCGCATCCAACCTGGGGAATAAGGAGAAAGACCTGCCGGCATAGAAGGAGGATGCGTTGTTGTAGTTTGCACTGAAGCTCATGGCTCGCGCGTGGGCATGGTCATTCATGTTTAGCCCATCAACTGGCGAGGATATTCTACAGCCACTCGTGCTTTGAGTGCCGCTGTAAAGGTGATAGAGGGGCGCCACGgacatcggcggcggcggcgaagaggcgtGCAGGCATGGGGAGCTGCCGAGAGCCTCCTTACCTTCCGTCATGGCCATGGTGAACGCGTCAAGCAGCTGGTCAAAGTCCTCCGCCGTGTCGATGTCGACGCGGTCGCCGTACTGATCAATACAGTACATATCGAAGTCCGTCGCCTTCTGAAAGCCGAAGCGCGTCATCACCTCCTTCACGTAGCGGCGGAAGCAGTGACGAGAACGAACGGCGAAGATGACCTTTACGTTCACGTCACCCTCTCTCGACACCTTTGTTCGAgtcagctgcgccgctggtTCGGGTCCACCGCGCCACCGCGCACACTCTGACGGTGAGGACGGCACGGCCGAGTTCTTCTCAACCACGGCAGTGTGCTGCTTCAGTTTATTGCTACTCCGCTTCTTTCCCCATGACTTCCCGCCGCCGGCAGAGGTCGATGCCGTCGAGGTGCTTAAGGAGGAAGATGAGGCCGACATCGacgcatcgtcgtcgtcgtcgtcatcagcgctgctgtcgtcgtcgttctCATCGTCCTCGTCTGACGTGTCGCCATCATCGTAGTCGTtgtcctcgctctcttcgtcttcctTGTCGCTACCATCCTCATCGTCCCCCTCTTCGTCACTCGAGGGCTCGTCATCTCTCTGGCTACCAACTCCTTGGGCAGGGGTCTTGCTGAGTCTATTGCCTGTCTTCCCCTTCGccggcacgccgccgcctccggctcctccttcgcactctgcagcggcgctatGCGAAGGGATCGTCGGCGCATAGCAGTGTGCTCGCCAGCCGCCGACGGCACTATCGACACCGATTTTGGTGCTGGTGGTCACACCACTACTTGACTTCCGCTCTGGTAAAGATGCTTCGATCATCGTAGGCGAGAGGGGGTTCATGACTAAGGCCTGTGACGACACGCGATCTACAGGTGCCTTGATGTAGCTCGCAGGGGCGTGTGGGGAAGGGTGATGCGGGGCTGTACTACTCAGCGTCTTGTGCAGCGACGGCCGAGTCGGCGAGTGCGCACCATGGTTGAACTTGGACTCGGCACTGGCCAGCAAGCGTAAGGGTGGCAGCACGTCTGTGACTGCACCTGCGAGGCTACCGTTGCTGCTCTCGCCCCGGGTGGCAATAGGAAAAGCGAGAGCAACAATGGGGGTGATGGCTGACCCCAAGTGTGGCGTACTCTCTTCTGATTTCTCGCTATCATCGCTACCGCGATCCTTGGCAGCCGCTGCAACGACATCCCTGTCGCTGCACACAGCAGGGAGGTGAGgtgcgacgctgccgcgctgGCCGCCCATCTTTATGacagaggcggtgcggctgcggcagcctACGGAGGCACTTTTCCCCGATGCCGCCTTAGCGGTGAACGATGATGGCTTAGGCGCTGTCGCCGGTGCGGAGGGAAGGGAGCCAGCGGAGCCCTTGCCTCGCAGATTGGCGACAGCGACTGATGGGGCCTTTGTGGCTGAGCCTGCGGTGGCGATACTTAAAGCGCACCGTTTCGCACCCGCACTGTTCACTGCGGGCGGGAGCAGATGCGATGACGAGGTAAACGGTGTTGGGGATGGCAGTGAGTGCGCAGTTACAGTGTTGGTTATCGCGCTCGACGCGTCCGACTGGAGTAACGCGGACTCACCCTTTCGTCCAGGGGTCGCCGAGGAAGCCTTTATGGGCCCCTTGCCTATCACGcgtgtggaggaagaggggtggCGTCCTCTTCGAGTGGTGCTCTCGGGCACCGCTGAAGCTGTCGCCGCCCCAACCGTGGAAGGTGATGTGCCCTTCTTTGTGCGCTTCTTGATGAAAACTCCCGACGTGGACAGCGCTGGTGGTGAAGCCGAAGATGCTATCTTCGTCGAGTTAGGGGGTCCGCGCTGCATCTGGtagggggaagaggggaggtgggACAGCAGAAGGGGTGGAAAAGCTTCGGGTAGGTGAGCTGGTGCAGGAGATTCGCACTTGTGTCTGTGCAGAgcagtgggggagggaagtGGTCGCCTCAGTACATGTTGCTCTCA
This genomic interval from Leishmania braziliensis MHOM/BR/75/M2904 complete genome, chromosome 17 contains the following:
- a CDS encoding putative protein kinase translates to MQRGPPNSTKIASSASPPALSTSGVFIKKRTKKGTSPSTVGAATASAVPESTTRRGRHPSSSTRVIGKGPIKASSATPGRKGESALLQSDASSAITNTVTAHSLPSPTPFTSSSHLLPPAVNSAGAKRCALSIATAGSATKAPSVAVANLRGKGSAGSLPSAPATAPKPSSFTAKAASGKSASVGCRSRTASVIKMGGQRGSVAPHLPAVCSDRDVVAAAAKDRGSDDSEKSEESTPHLGSAITPIVALAFPIATRGESSNGSLAGAVTDVLPPLRLLASAESKFNHGAHSPTRPSLHKTLSSTAPHHPSPHAPASYIKAPVDRVSSQALVMNPLSPTMIEASLPERKSSSGVTTSTKIGVDSAVGGWRAHCYAPTIPSHSAAAECEGGAGGGGVPAKGKTGNRLSKTPAQGVGSQRDDEPSSDEEGDDEDGSDKEDEESEDNDYDDGDTSDEDDENDDDSSADDDDDDDASMSASSSSLSTSTASTSAGGGKSWGKKRSSNKLKQHTAVVEKNSAVPSSPSECARWRGGPEPAAQLTRTKVSREGDVNVKVIFAVRSRHCFRRYVKEVMTRFGFQKATDFDMYCIDQYGDRVDIDTAEDFDQLLDAFTMAMTEGKEALGSSPCLHASSPPPPMSVAPLYHLYSGTQSTSGCRISSPVDGLNMNDHAHARAMSFSANYNNASSFYAGRSFSLFPRLDATTTSFISTGGLVEDDGKSSGSVLRLYVRYSNAYYAEHRQEFQQQMQECPRYPQSVLSNGGSGTHWQQQLSLGSRSSKGQPQADLFPSSHVSPGETGFPFARMLFASTSGGVSKGCGGVGNASSRDEFCAGYGQSEDWPGTSLESVSLQFSETLCSNLTKTFQLEEGQLVDWRRMSVLGKGSFGTVYEGITQDGKMLAVKVQELPLDDGEDAEAVKALKTEINLMRLLKHKNIVAYYGCQTRVLPTGNQQMEVFLELCHGGSLASLRRKFSKAKEPFSISLVRSYTRQVLEGLAYLHAQNVVHRDIKSDNVLISAMGEAKLADFGCSKRL